ATGGTTATGGAATTTGTGTTTGTCTCTTCTTTTACAATTTCTCCATTAGCCGATATAATTCTTATAAATTCATATGAAGGATTGCCCGGTAAGGTTAAAATATTCGAGTTTTTATTAAGTGAAAGTGTAATATGCTGCTCGTTCAAATCATCAAGAGTAAGTACTTTTATAGCTTTAGTGATTTCAATTCCAGAGAGTTCTTTGCTTACAATATTTTCGTTAGGAAAGCCTTCCCCAGAGCCATAATACAATACAAAACGATATTTGTTGCCTTCCTTTTGTTGTCCTGCATTTAAAGTTACCTTTATTGAACCTTCCCCAGTATTAATGCTACTGTTTTGACTTGCAGCAATCCATTGTTGGCCATTCCATAACGCTACTTGAAGCAATCTTGGTCCGCTGGCTTTGTAATTAATATCAAACTCAAAAACTTCCCTACTAGAAAGTGAAGTGGGGGTTAATAAAGAAAAGGATGCATCGTCTAAAATAGGAGCGTTGGTTTTAGTTATTTCTACATTTCTTATGATGGACGAAGCGCGCTCTGTTTTCCAATCACCACCTCTATCTCGTACAGAAACCAAAATACGATAACCTTTGCCAACTCGTGGTTTATCTTTTGGACTGATTTGAAATTGAAATACACCTTTCCCTTTATCTACAGGAATGGTTTTTCCTGCCCAAAATTTACCTGGACCACCAGAAATATCCAAAGCTAAATCGGAATCTTTTGAAACTTCATATCCAACAAAAAAGCTATACGAAGATGCACTTTTAAGTTTTACTGGCACATCTTTTACGAATATTACTTTGTCGTTTTGGGCTTGATTTTTAAAGGATATAAACCCGAAAATGAGTAGGGCAATGAATTTGATTGTTATTATGCAATGTTTCATAATATTGGTTTTATTTATTTTGGTTTTAACCTTTTGCTCCTGTCTCACTGCGAGTGTTTGGAATTAATAATGCTAGAACCTATTCAAATCTAAGTAATAAATAAAGCATCATAAATAACACATGGTTATAATTTGATAACATATGTCTATTAAAAGCGATTTAGAGTGCTCTAAGTCCTTACCTTAAGACCATATGAAGTTCTAAAAAGTCTGTTTTTATCCTTTGTTGTAACTGTTACCATGTAATTTTATTAACATCAAATTCATAGAATGGAATAAAAATTTTTCATGAAAAAACCTTTGCTTTTATTGTTGTTTATTGCTTTTTTATTTGGGTTTTTAATCAATAATAATAGTTGACAATAAAAATTGTTAAATAATGGATAAAAAACGTTTACAAAATTTATGTTTTGTACTTATTTTTTCAGGGGTAACACGGGCGCAAGAATTAACCATTCCTCCAAAAAAGTATGTTGATTCTGTTCAAATTGAGCGTGCCGTAAATAGAAATAATGATGATTTTCCGTTATCGGACCAGCAGAATTTAAAAAACTGGAAGCTGTTAACAGATGTTTCCGACGAGTTTAAAGGAAGTAAACTCAATGAAACTTTATGGTTTCCAAACAATCCGAAATGGAAGGGAAGACCGCCAACTTTTTTTCATGGTTCTAATGTAAAGATTGAAAAAGATGAACTTGTAATTAGAGCCAATCAGCACGGTAATACTAGCTTGCCAAATGAGTTCACACATTCAACTGGCTTCATTAAAAGCAGAAATAAATTCCTTTATGGCTATTTTGAAGCCGAATGCAAACTCATGGATGCCCCTTGGGTTTCTGGTTTTTGGATGACCAATGTAGATACAGATTGGTGGACAGAAATCGATATCTGTGAGAATGCTCCAGGGGTAGATTATAACCGTCACGATTTGAATTCAAATATTCATGTATTCCGTTCGCCTAAAGACCAAGGAGATGTGAAAGCCCATTTTTCACGTACTGAAAAATATTATTTTCCCAAAGAGTTACAAGCCGATTACCATGTTTGGGGATTGGAATGGATGGAACAATACATTCGTTTTTATATAGATGGCATCTTGTTTCGTGAGGCGGAGAACACCCATTGGCACCAACCTTTAGAAGTCAATTTTAATTGCGAATCCAATAAATGGTTTGGCGCCTTGCCCAATGATAATCGGTTGGATGGCGAATTCCATGTGAAGTATTTTAGGGCATGGACATCAAAAAAATAATCTAACGTTTACATCTTTAAAAATGAAATTATTAGCAAAACAATCCAAATATTTATCAATAATTCTACTTATAATTAACACAAGTTTATCTGCACAAAAAGCACCTGTTTTTTTGAATGGTGAAGACCCAAGACCAACCGATACGAAATGGGAATTGGTTAAAACTATGTCCGATGAGTTTAACGGTAAAAAAGTAGATGAAGAAAAATGGCAAATATCCGGTCAAGGATGGATTGGCAGACCACCGGGCTTATTTCTTGCCGATAATGTAAAAGTTAATAACGGTAGTTTGCAAATAATAACCACCACATTGCCAAAACCTGTAATTAAAAACAAACAAGAGTTTACTCATGGAGGCGGTTATGTTGGGTCTAGAAACGGAATGACTTATGGTTATTATGAGTGTGAAATGAAAGCCAATAAAACATTTATGTCTTCTACTTTTTGGTTGATAAATGAGGGTAAAGATTTAAAGGGTTGTGATAAAAGAACCACAGAATTAGACATACAAGAATGTGTTGGGCAAATTACAAATGATGCTGAGTGGATGAAAAATTTTGATCAAGCTATGAATTCGAATACGCATAGCAGAAATATCCCCGAGGGTTGCGACTACATCAAGGGTTCGGAAAAAGCTGGAGCAACTATTGGTGGAAAGGTATATGATGATTTTCATGTGTATGGCGTTTGGTGGAAGTCTAAAGATGAAATTCTTTTCTTTTTAGATGGTAAATTTCAATCGAAAGTAAAACCGCCCGCTGATTTTGATATTGAAATGTGTTTAAGAATGGTTGTGGAAACTTACAACTGGAATCCCGTTCCTGCTGATGGTGGCATGACGTGTTCTTTAGAAGATAGAACAACCACTTATAATTGGGTAAGATCTTGGAAACTGGAAGATAATAAATAATAAAAAAAAATAATTATGAGAATTATTAAAGCTTTAATCCTCTTTTTTTGTGTTGTGTGTTTAAATTGTAAAGAGAAACCAACCAATCAAAAGGAAAATAGTTTAAACATTGAATCTTCAATTTCTTTTGAAGAAAATTGGGAGTCGTTTGAAAAAGTGAATCCAGAACCAAATTGGTTTAAAGACGCCAAGTTTGGTATCTATACACATTGGGGACCAGCATCTGAAGCTTTTAAAGGTGCAGATCCTAATAAATGGTATGGAGGCTGGCATGGCATGTTAATGTATAAAGATGGTGTTAAAATTGAAACAGAAAATGGAAAACCATCAAGCAATTTCACACATCATAAAGAAAAATATGGAGATCCCGCTGAATTTGGGTATAAGCATATTATTGAACAATTTAATCCTTCTAAATTCAATGCTAAAGAATGGGCAGAATTGTTTAAAAAATCAGGAGCTAAGTTTTCAGGGCCTGTAGCCATGCATCATGACAATTTTGCAATGTGGAATAGTAAAGCGACACGGTGGAATTCGATGAATTATGGAGGCATAGATCCTTCACTAGAACTTAAAAAAGAAATTGAAAGTAGAGGCATGAAATTTATGGGATCATTTCATCATGCATTCACTTGGAAATATTATGCTCCAGCTCATAAATATGGTGGAGTAGACCCTAAAGATTATGATTTATACACAAACCCCCACAGTATAGATTCTGATATTCCTGATGATGATTTTTATAAGCAATGGTGGGCAACACTAAAAGAGTTTATTGACGTTTATCAACCAGATTTAATTTGGTTTGATTGGTGGTTAGAAAATATGACAGAAGAATCACGTCAAAAATTTTTAGCGTATTATTATAATAAAGGGTTAGAATGGGGAAAAGAAGTTGTTGTTTGTTATAAAGAAACTACATTTCCAGAAAATGTAGCCATTAGAGATTATGAAAGAGGCAGACCAAACCAACCTAAAGCACAAACTTGGTTAACAGATACGTCTCCAGGAGCATGGTTTTACAGACCCCATGCAAAGTTTAAAACATCTAATGAGCTTATAGATATTTTAATTGATATTGTGTCTAAAAATGGATCTATGTTATTGAATGTTCCGCCAAATCCTGATGGTTCAATTCCTCAAGGCATGAAAGATTTGTTAATTAATATGGGCACTTG
The nucleotide sequence above comes from Flavobacteriaceae bacterium HL-DH10. Encoded proteins:
- a CDS encoding family 16 glycosylhydrolase produces the protein MKLLAKQSKYLSIILLIINTSLSAQKAPVFLNGEDPRPTDTKWELVKTMSDEFNGKKVDEEKWQISGQGWIGRPPGLFLADNVKVNNGSLQIITTTLPKPVIKNKQEFTHGGGYVGSRNGMTYGYYECEMKANKTFMSSTFWLINEGKDLKGCDKRTTELDIQECVGQITNDAEWMKNFDQAMNSNTHSRNIPEGCDYIKGSEKAGATIGGKVYDDFHVYGVWWKSKDEILFFLDGKFQSKVKPPADFDIEMCLRMVVETYNWNPVPADGGMTCSLEDRTTTYNWVRSWKLEDNK
- a CDS encoding alpha-L-fucosidase, coding for MRIIKALILFFCVVCLNCKEKPTNQKENSLNIESSISFEENWESFEKVNPEPNWFKDAKFGIYTHWGPASEAFKGADPNKWYGGWHGMLMYKDGVKIETENGKPSSNFTHHKEKYGDPAEFGYKHIIEQFNPSKFNAKEWAELFKKSGAKFSGPVAMHHDNFAMWNSKATRWNSMNYGGIDPSLELKKEIESRGMKFMGSFHHAFTWKYYAPAHKYGGVDPKDYDLYTNPHSIDSDIPDDDFYKQWWATLKEFIDVYQPDLIWFDWWLENMTEESRQKFLAYYYNKGLEWGKEVVVCYKETTFPENVAIRDYERGRPNQPKAQTWLTDTSPGAWFYRPHAKFKTSNELIDILIDIVSKNGSMLLNVPPNPDGSIPQGMKDLLINMGTWLEVNGEAIYETRPWTIFGEGPTRLPEGGHKVEKHKIEYTNKDIRFTKKSNTEFFAIVLDKPENEIVIKSLSTGLGVLNSKIENINLLGSDEEIQWTRNDRGLVIKVPKELKESEAYAFKIYMEGYKENDIGGDIEAHID
- a CDS encoding family 16 glycosylhydrolase is translated as MDKKRLQNLCFVLIFSGVTRAQELTIPPKKYVDSVQIERAVNRNNDDFPLSDQQNLKNWKLLTDVSDEFKGSKLNETLWFPNNPKWKGRPPTFFHGSNVKIEKDELVIRANQHGNTSLPNEFTHSTGFIKSRNKFLYGYFEAECKLMDAPWVSGFWMTNVDTDWWTEIDICENAPGVDYNRHDLNSNIHVFRSPKDQGDVKAHFSRTEKYYFPKELQADYHVWGLEWMEQYIRFYIDGILFREAENTHWHQPLEVNFNCESNKWFGALPNDNRLDGEFHVKYFRAWTSKK